A window of Sodalis praecaptivus genomic DNA:
CGCCTATTAACGCTCTCCAACGGTGAACAATATCGCCTTGAGGGCGAGGCATCCGAACCGGCATTTTGTCCGCCGGCCCCGCTTCATATCCGATTGAAAATGCTCAATGGCGCACTTTGGATTTATTACAAAAGCGGTGCCGTTGAACAGCTCATTATTCCTCAGGCAAAAGCCATTGCGCAAAAGTATTATTTGCTCAACCGGGTTTTTTCTCCCGCCGGCCATGAAATACTGTTCACCTACATTGTCGTCAACGGTCGTTTGCGTCTCGCGCAAATAAAAGATGCGCAGCAAAGCCTGGTAGAAATAAAATGGCCGTCTCTGCATCAGGTCGATGGCCAGCCGCCCGCGCCAAATCACGTTATTCTCACCGTTTGGCCCGGCTTAGCGCAAAGCTATAGCCTGTTGCTGCAAAAAGAGCAGGGAAAACTGACACGCGTTAGCCAGTGCGATAAGAACAGTATCGACAACGCGCGCTGCCGCGCCAGCGCACTTTGCGAGATAGGTTATGACAGCCGGGATCGCCTGACATCGCTGCGCCTGCCCGGCGGCATCAACGAGGACTTCGTCTACTGCGCGGACGGGGCCGTCAGACCTCTGCCCTGCATGGCAAGCCATACCACCCGCGTCACCGATAACCAGAGGGAGTTATATCGGCAGACGCAGACCTTTCAGTTTACCTGTGTGGATTTTCTCACCGCAAACGCCCCTCTAAGCCGGCCCGATATGCTCACGCCGGGGAAAATCTATTCATCGAAAATCACGATCCGCCGTGATAACCGCAGCCCACTGGGCCCGGCAGCGCCGGAGACCGGCAGCGAAATCATTACGCGCCGCTATGATAGTTATCACCGTCTGGTCAGCGAGAAGCACCAGACGAAAATCACGATGAATAATCAGCTTAAGGAAAGTGAGCACACCCTCATTCTAAGCTATCGCGCCCCCGTCGACGCCGCGACGACTACGCCGCTGGCGCAATTAGCCCGCACCTATTGTTTACCGACAAGAAAAGAAGAACACTGGCGCATCCCGCCTATCGTCAACACCCCGCAACGCCCCGATCAGCAACCGCAGAAAAAGACGATTACCCACTACAATTACGATGCTGATGGCAATTTAACCCTCTGCGTGTATCCCGATGGGAGTCAGTTCACCGTTAATTATTTTAACGCTGATGGCAGTGATAGCGACTGTCCTGCCGATCCGCTGGGTTTTCGTCGCTTTGCCGCCGAAGTCAGTTATGAAATTCCCCCAGGGGATATCCCGACGACGCAGATTCGTCGCATCTACTACCACTATGACGCCCTTTCCTGTCATCGCCCGTCGGTGCTGCCGCATGACACCCTGGTGCTTTGCCATAAGGTCACCTATGTCATCTATAACTTTCCCTTAAAAGCCCCCGCCGCCGACGCTGGACGGGCGCCAGCACAAGACACCGCCATTAAAAACGTGCGTGATGTGCCGTCTCGGGTGGACGTGAAAACGTTGGAAGTAAGCTACTATGATGAACCGGAAGCCACCTTCGGTTCGCGCCACGGCCGGCTGAAGTCCCAGCGTATGACCTATACCGGCGAGCCGGAAAAGACGGTGGTCAGCAAAGATTATTTTTGGGAAAAACGCTCCGCCAGGGACAATACTCCCACCGACTATGAACTGGTCTGCACCTGCCATTTCAGCGTCAGCCATACCCGTCCAGAGCCCAAGGCGGCGCCGGAGACGGCCGCGGCCGTGCCGCAAGGGTCGACACCGGAAGATGACGCCCCTCAGATGACGCCTGCACGGACGGCCAACGAGGCACAGCAGACGCTTACCACCACCTCTATTTGGTCTTTGCCCGATTATCACCTGATAACCACTATTGATGCCCAGGGCAACCAGACCGACTACCGCTATCAAAATAACGATCTGGATTTTTTCCTTACCCGCCACGCCCAGACGCCCTGCGCCGCCATACAGTGCCGCACTATCCGCTATGATCTGCAACAGAACTCACTGGTACATATCAGTGAAACCGATTCTCTCGGCAATGGCGTTCATCGTTATATTGACGGTTTCGGCCGCCTGCACAGAAAAACCTATTGCAGCGCCCGACGGGCGGATAATCCGGTCACGCTGGAAGAACGACGCTATGACGGCGCCGGCAGGTTAATCGAGGCGACGCTGAATGATTGGCACATTGCGGCGAACACGCTGGCGCCCTCGCAACAAATCGCGCAACACCGAGGTGAATATTACTACGATGAGTGGGGGCAGCTTAACGTCATCTTGCATCATGACGGCGAGCGGGGGCAATATCACCTCATCGATAATGCTATTTTTGACGACAGGCAAACCCGCGAACAGTTTCCTTACGATGTTACATCACGTTCGGTCGATCTCCGCGCCTGTGCCTCGGGCGTGATTGAAGAGCATTACGACATAGTAAACAGACCGCTAAAGCTATTGCGTGAAACGCGCAGTGCCATAACCTTAGAGGGATTCCGCTCTGTCAACAAAAGACCGCCAGCGGGGGAGGAGGCGTCTGCACTGCCCGACCTAGCCGTGCCATTAGACGAGGCGGCATGCGAAATAGACAACCTCGGCAAGCTTATCAGCGCCGCTGAGTTTATCCGCGACGATATGCAGCGCATTATCGCCGTCACCGAAACGCTATCCCAGCATTACGTTAATTATCAATATGATTATCAGGATCGCTTATGCCTGATGAGTATTGGCGACACCGGTAATTTTCGCTATGTCTATGACCGTCAGGATGGCCCGCCAACCCAGATTCGCTTTTCCCCCCCGTTGTCGTCGCGCCAACCTTTACCGGCTCCTGCCGCGGACCATTATCAGCTCTATGTACGCAGCCTCGATGGCTGGGGGCGGATACTGAGCGAAAAACAGCTCGGACAAGGCGCTAACGCCTGGCGCTATGAGGGTGCCCACCCCCGCCCGATCGGCTATACCGATGCCGGCCATAATACTTTCCACTTTCGCTACCATCGTCATTTGAAGCATGCGTTGATTGAAATGAAGTATGCCGATGGCCTACGGCGGTTTCACTATGATAATGCCGGTCGAGTGACGGCGGTACAGGATCATTTCCTCGACGATCTGGCCGGCCCTTGTCTACGCTACCAATATAATTCTGAAGGCCAAGTGATCCGCGAAACGGTTTGTGGGCCGGAGGACGAAAAGGGGTTTTGGACCGAGTATGACTACAGTCTGGCCGGTCGACTGCTGCAATCCCGCGATAGCCTTGGCCAGACGCATCTCTATCGTTATGACCGCGCGGGACGGCTGATAACATTGACCGGCAGCGAAGTCGAGCTATCGCTGGACTATGATGCCTTCGGGCGCCTGGCGCAACATACCGTCACCGAGCGCGCCACGGGCAAAGGCGTCAGGCGCGAACTGCGCTACGGTTTTTTTAATCGGGTGACCAAAATCGCTATCACGCCCTGCGGGCCGCATACGGCCGACGCCAAAACGCTACAGATAGCGCTCAAGTATGATGGATTGGATAACATCATCGCCAAGACGGTAACGGAAACATCGGGGGGCGTAGGCCGCACGCGTCAGGAAACATTTTCCTATGACCGACGCGGCTATCTGACGAATTGCCATTATCACGGGAATTTGCCGCTGCTAGCTAACGATGGGCAAATGGATAGGCAAGTGCTCAGGCAGGAATTCAAGTACGACGATCTCGCCAATCTCACCGAGGTGAGAACCGAAACCGCGCCACTCGGCGACGGGACCGCGAGCGGCGCGGCCAAGACATTTCTCACCACCCGCTATTTCTATCATAACGGCGAAGCGCCCACCCGCCTCACCGACCTGTCGCATTCCGCGAAGCCTGCGCTAACAAACATGCTGCTTTACGACAGTTGCGGCAGGCTAGTTCAGGATCATCAGGGCCTTCGCTACTATTACGACCGCTTTGGCCATTTGATTTTAACCCTCACCCCGAATCACGACTATAAATTCTACCATTATGATCCCGCCGGCCGCCTTTTCGCCTGCGGCGATGAACGGGGTGAGACGGTTTATCTTTACAGCCAGAATCGCCTAACCCATGTCAAACGCTACACGCGCGACACGCCATTTCCGCCGCAGACGGTGCTTGACGCCATCAAAAAAGACGATGTGCCCAATGTGGCCGGCGCCATCAACGGGCTGACGGCGCATATCAACCTGGATAAGCGCAAGAACGGATTGACGCACGCAACGCTTTTTCACTACGGCAATACCCACGCGCTTATCACCCGCTGCGAGCGTCAACCGGGCTGGCCGTCAGTACTGTTGCTGGCCGCCGATCAGCAAGGAAATACCGTGCAGGCCGGCGGCACTGCGCGGATTGATTATCTTCCCTGGGGGCTGGCCAATGAGCCTATGGAGGGCGTCGCAACCGACGCTACCCTGCCTGAAGACATGCCCCGTTATCAGGGCTGCCTGCTCGATAGCGCCGTCAACGGCTACTTTATGGGCAGCGATCACCGGCTGTATCAGCCCGAGGTCCGGCGGTTCATTTCCCCCGCCGCTCTGCGTTTTCCCGGCGTGGCGGGACTGAACCCTTATACCTTCATGATGAACGATCCCGTTAACCAAACGTTTCCCAACGCGCGGGGCAACCGCAGGGGACGGATGACGCAGCCGTCGGGCAAAGAAGCGCCTCCGCTGACGCACCCCGCCTTCGATACGGTGTTGAGCGCCACCCCTCCTCTGCATATCATGCTAACCGCAACAGACTTTAGCTGGGCCGCCTCCGCTATTGCGTCGGGATCGCTGGAGTATAAAGACCCGATGGTCAGCTGCGCCCTGCTGTGGTCGTCAAAAATGCTGGCGCTGGCCGCCGGCTGCGACGAGCCGGTCGTGGGGGAACACCGCCGCCGGCAGTCACCGCTGGACGCGTTTCAAAGCCTATCCCTTTCATGTTTGAAACATGGCAACAACCAGGTAAATCATTTCAGCCACTATCGGTACCAGAACCCGTTGGCGCAGGCCGCCTGCCCCACGTTGCAAAACATCCTGCAACGCGGGCATCACGGCAGTTTATTGCCGACGAGCCCACGCTCAATCGCTCCCCCCTGGCCAAGCCTTCTGCCTATGCTTGCGAG
This region includes:
- a CDS encoding RHS repeat domain-containing protein; its protein translation is MHHPFAAQVDPRTGLLHFRLPLVTAIGNDHLGPEFALSLSYSLLHLQDVGYGKGFDDNLSRYDPESRLLTLSNGEQYRLEGEASEPAFCPPAPLHIRLKMLNGALWIYYKSGAVEQLIIPQAKAIAQKYYLLNRVFSPAGHEILFTYIVVNGRLRLAQIKDAQQSLVEIKWPSLHQVDGQPPAPNHVILTVWPGLAQSYSLLLQKEQGKLTRVSQCDKNSIDNARCRASALCEIGYDSRDRLTSLRLPGGINEDFVYCADGAVRPLPCMASHTTRVTDNQRELYRQTQTFQFTCVDFLTANAPLSRPDMLTPGKIYSSKITIRRDNRSPLGPAAPETGSEIITRRYDSYHRLVSEKHQTKITMNNQLKESEHTLILSYRAPVDAATTTPLAQLARTYCLPTRKEEHWRIPPIVNTPQRPDQQPQKKTITHYNYDADGNLTLCVYPDGSQFTVNYFNADGSDSDCPADPLGFRRFAAEVSYEIPPGDIPTTQIRRIYYHYDALSCHRPSVLPHDTLVLCHKVTYVIYNFPLKAPAADAGRAPAQDTAIKNVRDVPSRVDVKTLEVSYYDEPEATFGSRHGRLKSQRMTYTGEPEKTVVSKDYFWEKRSARDNTPTDYELVCTCHFSVSHTRPEPKAAPETAAAVPQGSTPEDDAPQMTPARTANEAQQTLTTTSIWSLPDYHLITTIDAQGNQTDYRYQNNDLDFFLTRHAQTPCAAIQCRTIRYDLQQNSLVHISETDSLGNGVHRYIDGFGRLHRKTYCSARRADNPVTLEERRYDGAGRLIEATLNDWHIAANTLAPSQQIAQHRGEYYYDEWGQLNVILHHDGERGQYHLIDNAIFDDRQTREQFPYDVTSRSVDLRACASGVIEEHYDIVNRPLKLLRETRSAITLEGFRSVNKRPPAGEEASALPDLAVPLDEAACEIDNLGKLISAAEFIRDDMQRIIAVTETLSQHYVNYQYDYQDRLCLMSIGDTGNFRYVYDRQDGPPTQIRFSPPLSSRQPLPAPAADHYQLYVRSLDGWGRILSEKQLGQGANAWRYEGAHPRPIGYTDAGHNTFHFRYHRHLKHALIEMKYADGLRRFHYDNAGRVTAVQDHFLDDLAGPCLRYQYNSEGQVIRETVCGPEDEKGFWTEYDYSLAGRLLQSRDSLGQTHLYRYDRAGRLITLTGSEVELSLDYDAFGRLAQHTVTERATGKGVRRELRYGFFNRVTKIAITPCGPHTADAKTLQIALKYDGLDNIIAKTVTETSGGVGRTRQETFSYDRRGYLTNCHYHGNLPLLANDGQMDRQVLRQEFKYDDLANLTEVRTETAPLGDGTASGAAKTFLTTRYFYHNGEAPTRLTDLSHSAKPALTNMLLYDSCGRLVQDHQGLRYYYDRFGHLILTLTPNHDYKFYHYDPAGRLFACGDERGETVYLYSQNRLTHVKRYTRDTPFPPQTVLDAIKKDDVPNVAGAINGLTAHINLDKRKNGLTHATLFHYGNTHALITRCERQPGWPSVLLLAADQQGNTVQAGGTARIDYLPWGLANEPMEGVATDATLPEDMPRYQGCLLDSAVNGYFMGSDHRLYQPEVRRFISPAALRFPGVAGLNPYTFMMNDPVNQTFPNARGNRRGRMTQPSGKEAPPLTHPAFDTVLSATPPLHIMLTATDFSWAASAIASGSLEYKDPMVSCALLWSSKMLALAAGCDEPVVGEHRRRQSPLDAFQSLSLSCLKHGNNQVNHFSHYRYQNPLAQAACPTLQNILQRGHHGSLLPTSPRSIAPPWPSLLPMLASEEPWISVDHPLLMLASYAAGTESARQLADLISRPMATFTLALGPAMAFAAEGFAPSVQRDGSFPAAAQGGAAHAYLFFMGYRPAPTMCYPLLYPDGPFAGGRPLSEATTAMTRYFPGAF